The segment CCGGCTGCCGGCCTACACCAGGTAGTCCTTGAGCTTGCGGCTGCGGGACGGGTGGCGCAGCTTGCGGAGGGCTTTGGTCTCGATCTGGCGGATCCGCTCGCGGGTCACGTTGAACTCCTTGCCGACCTCCTCGAGGGTGCGGGCGCGGTCGTCCTCGAGGCCGAAGCGCAGCTGGAGGACGCGGCGCTCTCGGCCGGTCAGTGAGTCGAGGACCGCCTCCACCTGCTCCTTGAGCAGCTGATGCGAGG is part of the Chloroflexota bacterium genome and harbors:
- a CDS encoding sigma-70 family RNA polymerase sigma factor — its product is SHQLLKEQVEAVLDSLTGRERRVLQLRFGLEDDRARTLEEVGKEFNVTRERIRQIETKALRKLRHPSRSRKLKDYLV